A window of Maioricimonas rarisocia genomic DNA:
CGAGCAGTGGTGCCAGGATGGCTCCGATCAGACCGCTCGACTGTCGACCGAGAGCCGCGAGAAGTGTCTCGACTGCCACCAGCCATGCACGGTGGCTGGCCCAGATGAAACCTGCCGCAGCATAACAGGTGACAAGAATGACGCCGGTGGACTCAGGCTGAACCATCGGCTTCGCGCCCGCGACTGCCGGTGCGTACAGCACGGTGAGAGCGGTGATTACTGCCGCGGCGATTCCCATCGGAAGGAGCAGGACCAGTCGTTTGACGAACATCCAGATGGTGCCACCGACCGGGCGTGCGATGCCGATCAATACGTTGGCGGGCAATGCGGTCATGTCGGCCACGTGAGGTCTCCGGGCAGGTAGGGATCGAAGCGCCTCGAAAACCATAGCACGCAATGGGCGAGGTCAGCCGGGCCGGTTGAGATAGCTGTGGCGGTTCTGCCGCTTGTATGAGGCTGAAGGCGGGCTCCGGGGCTCGATTCTGCAGGCCGGGAAGAAAGGCGGAGCACATGATTGGAAGTGAACTTCAAGTGATTACGTCTTCCTGCACACGCAAGAGAGAGGGCCCATGGCCACCCGCACGATTGACGCTGCCTCGCTGCTGGATGATGTGGCCGTCCATCTCGAGCATCGGGACGACCTGCCGGCTACCGCACAGAAGCTCGCGGAAGATCTGGATGTGGAGCGAGAGGAGGTCGAAGCGGTGCTGCTGGTGCTGGCAGCTGACGGGCGGGTGGAGCTGGACGATCAGGACGGCGGAATGGCGGTGATCGCAGCGGCCCCGCCGGTTGAAGCCGAGCCCGACCTCCCCGTCAGTCTCGCGACTCTGGAGAAGGTCGATGCGGTCGTGACCACTCTGGAGGCAGCCGGCTCACGCATGCGGCGGATCCTGCGGTGGGCTCCGTTTGTCGGCATGGCAGCCGGTGCCGCGGCGGGAGCGATGCTGAGCGCGCACGATCGGCCACTCACCGCGCTCTGTGCAGGAGTGGCCGGGGGGATTGTCGGGTACCTGCTCAAGGACACGCTCGGCCCGCGGACGTGGTGGGATACGGTGTAGCAGGGTCGATTCCCGAATTCAGGTGCATCAAGCCGCAGATGGTTCCAGCTTGACCTTCATCCAACCGGCGTTGCGTTGATCGAACTCGGAGTAGGCCTCGAGGGCCGAAGTCAGCGGTTCGATGCGCGTGAGGACTTCCTGCGGACGGACTCTGCCACTGGCGACCAGGCGGACGAGTTCCGGCATGTACTTGCGGTGGTTGCAGTTTCCCATCTGGATCGACAGGTTCTTGTTCATCGCTTTGCCGATCGGGAAGGTCTGGTCCTGGGGCGGATAGACTCCAATGATCGAGAGCGTTCCCGCCTTCGCCAGTCCTTCGACAGCCCACCGCAGCGCCTGTGAGGGGGCGTCACCGGGCACCCACTGGTCGCCCTGCGAGTTCGCTTCGTCGATGACCTGCTGCTGCTCGTGATCGAACTGGGCACGCGCCTCTGCGGCGTCGTCCGCTGCCGGTCCCGAAGAGGGGGACTGGGCATCGATGCCGACCGCGTCGATAGCACGGTCAACGCCGATTCCGCCGGTCAGCTCGAGCATGGTCTCGACCGGGTCTTCTTCGTCGAAGTTGATGATTTCGGCCTGCAGTTCCCGCGCTTTCTCCAGCCGCCAGGGCACGTGGTCGATTGCGATGACCCGCGAGGCACCGAGCAGTTGGGCGCTCAGGATGGAGAACATGCCGACCGGCCCGCAGCCGAAGACGGCGACGGTGTCGCCCGACTTGATCTCGGCCAGTTTCGCGCCGAAGTAGCCGGTCGGAAAGATGTCGGAGATGAGGATGGCATCATCGTCGGACATGCTTTCGGGGAGCTTGACCAGGCCGACATTGGCGTATGGGATGCGGGCGTATTCTGCCTGCAGACCGTCGAACGGTCCGGCGGACTGCGGTCCACCGAAGAAGGCGGTCCCCGCCCGGGATCCGTTGGGGTTGGCGACGTCACACTGGGCGTGGTATCCGCTGCGGCAATAGGAGCATGATCCACAGGCGATCGTGGACGGTACGACAACGCGGTCACCGGGGTTGAGGTTGCGCACCTGCTTACCGCATTCTTCCACCACGCCGACCGCTTCGTGTCCCAGGATCGTGCCGGGTTTCATGCCGGGCATCGTCCCGCGGATCATGTGCAGGTCGGTGCCGCAGATGGCGCTGGAAGTAATGCGAATGATCGCATCTGTTGGATTCTGAATCGCCGGATCGGCGACGTCATCGAGTCGAATGTCGCCGGGGCCGTGAAATACAATCGCCTTCATCGGTGCCTCTCCGTAAGCGGGTAGATTCTCGCAGTCATGCGTATGATGCTGGACGAACCAGATCCCGATACCGGGGTTTGTCGCAGCGAGCATGGGGCGATCGCGGCGCGGCAGTTCGGCAGATCACCTATGGCCGGGGGATTCTGAGCTGATGCGGGCGATTCCTGCTCGTGGTGCAGGCGGACGGAGACCATGGCGTTGAGGAAAGGAACCACGGAGACACAGAGGCACGGAGAGAGTCCTGCTGAGCAGGCTCCGCCCATGGCGATGTCGCCACAACAGTTGCCGGCGACAGCAGGCGGGATGATACTGGCCTGTGAGGCTCGACTTCCTGTGGCGTTTCGGAGTGGCCGGGCTGCTTCTTCAAGTCTGCAAAACCCCGCCCGTCACTCCGCTTCACTTCGTTCTGGGACGTGCTACCCTCCCGCTGCAGAACGATCGTGGCCTGTGAGGTCGCACACGACTTCCTGTCGCTGCGCGACCCAGACAAGCAAGTTGTCCGGGCCACCCATGGTATGCACGCGCTGGCGGTTCGTGCTGGTATTCAACGGGCGGCTTGCCGGCTGCGCCGGTCCTGCTTGGCCTCCAAGGTGAGCATGTACGTCGAATGACGTTCGCACTGCTGGACAAGCCAGCAGTGGCACCCTACGGACGGCGTCTATTTTTCGTAGGAGTCACGGAGGAAGAAGTGCAGGGCAGGCTCCACGTGGCGCCATCTCGTAACACCAGATGCCCAACAGCCGCTGTAGGGCGATAGTGGTCTGTGAGGTCGCACACGACTTCCTGTCGCTGCGCGACCCAGACAAGCAAGTTGTCTGGGCCACCCATGGTATGCACTCGCTGGCGGTTCATGCTGGTGTTCAATGGGCGGCTTGCCGGTGGGCTTGCTGAGTACGTCGTTGCCTCAAGCTGCGTTCCTCACCTTGCTGCGGCGTCATGCAGGCGGCCGATCTCATCCAGGTGTGCGAACGCTTCTTCGATTCGGGCGAGCAGGTCGGAACTCTTGCTCGTCTTCCGGATGCACATGTCGGCACCGGCGGCACGCCCCCGCTCGATGAACTCGTCCGTGTCTTCGCCCGAGTACAGAATGATCGGGACGGTCGTGAACTGTTCGTTATTCCGAAGCTGCTCGCACACTTCGTAGCCGCTGCCGTTCGGCATGTTCACATCGAGCACGACCAGATCGGGGCGATGTGCACGGGCCAGCCGCACCGCTTCTTCACCTGACCCGGCCTGCAGCACATCGTGCCCGGCCGCGGCCAGCTTGCGCGAGAACAACAGTCGGAGAGCCCGGTGGTCGTCGGCGAGCAGGATTGTGCGGTCGGTCGACTTCCTCTGAAAGGAGTCGACTGCTGCCGATCGCGTGATGACCACGACGGAGTCGTCTTTTCGGACCGGAGTGTCGGGAGTGGGGGTGGGAAGAAATGTGTCGTCGCTCCGCTGCAGGCCGGCGGCTCCCACGGCGGACATCTTCCGGAGAACCTCCGCCACCGTGAGCGTCTCGTCCGACGTATGCCGGTAGACATTCATCGAGAGGCCGAGGACCGAGGCGGCCGGTGCGGCTCCTTCGGCGAACGAGGAGGCTCCTGCCCGCTGCTTGATCAGTTCGGCGATCTGGTGTCCGCCCAGCTTCATGGGAGAGACGACGATGTCGGCTCCGGCCCGCAGCATCCGGTCTTCCACGCTGGTCTCTTCGCCGCGGGCGATGATGAAGATCTTGGGATTCAGCTCGCGCGCTGCCAGCGAAATGACGAGATTGTCGGCGTCATCGGGAAGGACCGAGAGGAGCCCGACGGCACGGTCGATGCCGGCTTCGCGAAGGGAGGTGTCGGATGTGGGATTGCCACGGACGAACGGGTAGCCTTCGCGGTTGATGGCCTCGAGGACTGATTCGTCGTTGGAGATGATGACGAACATCAGATGCTGGTTGCGCAGCTCGCTGCAGATGGCGCTGCCGATCTCGCCGTAGCCGCAGACGATGTAGTGATTCTTCATTCGGCGGATCCTCCTCTGCATCTGCTTTCTGGTGAAGATGCCGACACCTTCGAGCTCACTCTGGATCACCAGTCTGGCGAATTGCGTTGCGAAGGCGACGACGGCACCGAACCCGCAGAAGACCAGGACAACCGTGAAGTAGCGGCCGGGAATCGAGAGTCTGTGCACTTCGTGGAACTGCGTGGGCGTGATGGCCGTCACGGCCATGTAGAAAGCGTCGGCCGGTGAGATTCCGTCTTCGATGATCAGATAGCCGCTGGTGCCGATCGTCAGGATCAGCCCCACGAAGACGAGAATCTGCAGAATGTACCGGGCTGACTCTTTCATGTTGCCGGTCGGTCTGGATGTCCAGGTGTGCGTTCTGCGTTTGACGTGTCGACGCTCTGGTCGCATGGCCCGATCTGGTCAGGTGAAGTTCTCGTTGTGATGTACGGCGTGCGTCGTTGCGCGACGGCTGCCAGCCCTCTGACATCCTATCGTGGCTGACGACCTGAGACGACGCCCGCCGGCACGCTCACTTGAGGATCCGGGAACGTTCGGTCCAGCGGTGCGCGCCTGAAGTTCGAACCGGCGGCGATCCGCCACTGGCTCCTGAACGCGCGATGACTGCTGAGACGTCGGCGATCGTCAGGCGATGCCTGGGCTACCGGGCTGGGCTATGTGCTGCTCGTTGGGTGGCTGGCGGTCGTCGCGTGGCGACGCCCCCAGCACGCCCGCGTCGGATTCGCCCGGCATGCCCACCCACCTTCGGCGTGAGGGCATGGCACAGTGCGAACGGTTCCGGGGGCTGCACTCGCTTCGCACGTTCCGCCCCCGGTCCTCCGCTCCCTCACGGTCGCGGCTCGTTTACGATCGCGGCTGTTGCCGGGATATCCGCCATGCCCACCCGCCTTCGGCGTGAGGGCATGGCACCCCCCGCGCAACAGAATTCGGATAGGAAACTGGCCACAGAATGCTCACGTCAGGCGATGCCTCGGCTACCGGACGGTGTGACGGGTGCCAGCACCACGATTGTCGGATGAAACCGTCTGGGCCCACCGGTCGCAGCCGGTGGGCTTAAGTTTGGTCCTTCTGTTTCTGCGAAGCGAGAAACTCATCCACCTGTGGTTCGCCTTTGAGGTAGCCGAGCGACGCCAGAAACCGGTCCGTCTGTTCCAGTGTTGTCCGGAAGGCCTCGTTGCCGCCGCGGCCGTAGTTGAAGAAGCCGTGCCCTGCCCCGTCCGTCAGTTTCAGTTCGCAGCGGTTACCTGCTTCCAGCATCTGCTCCCGAAAGTACCGTGCTCCGGCCAGGAGTCGATCTGCGGTGCCGAAGAACATGATCGTCGGTGGGACATCCGGGCCGACGTGGTGAGCGGGTGACAGGTCGACCGGGTCGGTTCCCACTCGTTTCCGCATGGATTGAGGATCATATTCTGGGAGTGGCTCCTGCCCGTCGAAGGGAGCAAGGGCCGCAGCCGGGTTGTACAGGACCAGTGCATCGGGCCGGGCACTGACGTCGGTCGATTCGCCAGGCTCGTCGAATTCTTCGAGTGTGCCGGTGCAGGCCGCGACGTGGCCTCCTGCGGAGCCTCCCCCGGCGGCAATTCGCTGTGGATCGATGCCGAGTTCGTCGGCGTGTGTACGGAGCCATCGGACGGCGCTTTTCCCGTCCTGCACGCAGTGCTTTGCCTGCGTCTTATGGCGGGACGAGACGCGGTACTCGGCGGTCGCGGCCACCATGCCGCGGGATGCCAGATAGCGACAGTGCTGTTCGAACTGTTCCGGTGTGCCGGCGCGCCACCCGCCTCCAAAGAAGAAGACGATCGCCGGTCGGGGCATGTCGGCCTTCTGCTCCGGGGAAAAGATGTGCATCTTCAGTTCGACATCGCCGACGGTCTTGTAGACGACGGTCCGTGCGCCGTCGAAGCTGTCGGGCAGGTCCTGAGCTGCGCAGAGAGACGGTTGGACGATGATCGCGATGAGACAGCACAAGAGGGGCAGCGGGCGCATGGTCTGGAACTCCGAAGGAGATGGGGACGCGAACCGGCTCGCGGGCCGATGGGGATACTGTAGCAAGGGAGAGGGGCCAGGGGAGCGTTCGGACGACCTGATGCGGCCTCTTGCGTCTTGGCCGCGCCGGTCTGAAGACCGGCGTCACCCGTGGGACAGAGAGGCGTTCCAGAAGAACGGAGGCCGCACGACCTACACGGGGTGGGCAAGTTGCCAGCGGCCCCCGGCGTGGACTCGGCAAAGCATGCCCACCCGCCTTCGGCGTGAGGGCATGGCACGCACTAAACCGTTCGGCGAGGCCGGACATGTACGGGGACGAGCCCACGGAGCACGGTCCGAGGGCTTACCTGGGGGCGGAGAGTTCCAACCTGGCGCTTACGGCACGTCCTTTTCGTCCTCAATCTCGCCCACGAGTTCTTCGAGGACATCTTCCAGCGTCACCAGTCCGAGCAGGCGGCCGCTGTCGTGGACGGTCGCCAGGTGCACCTTGCGGCGGCGAAACATGGCCAGCAGCGCGTCGGACCGCATATCGGGAGGGACACGCGGGACCGGCTGGATCAGTTTTTTCACCGGAGCGTCGGGGGAACCGTCGGCGAGCCGGGCCAGAATCTGTCGGCTGAGGACCATCCCCTGGATGTCGTCAGACTCCTCGCCGAGAACGGGATACCGCGAGAACTCGTGAGCAAAGACGGTTTGGGCCGCCTCGCGGATCGTGGCGTTCGCCGGGATCGTTACCACGTTTTCGCGACGCGTCATGATGTCGGCGGCGGTGCGGTCGTTGAGCAGAAACGCCTGATGGATGAGCTGGCTTTCATCCGGCTCGATCCGCCCCGACTGCAGGCCCAGCTTGACCAGCGATCGAATCTGTGTTTCCGTCCCGATATGCCGTTCTCCCCGCTGCAGCAGCACCACCATTCGTTCGAGCAGGATGACGATCGGGAACAGTCCCCACCAGAGGCCGACGATGACGGGAGCGGCATAGCGTGAGATCGTCGGGGCGTAATGGGCTCCGAGCGACTTGGGGATGATCTCGGAGAAGATGATCGTGCCCAGCGTGAGGACGGCGGTGATGACGCCGATGACTGTGTTGCCGTAGATCTCGACAGCTTTCTGCCCCACCAGGATCGGGCCCAGCACGTTGATCGTGTTGGTGACGATCACGATGACGACGACCGCCCGCGTCATCTGTTTCTTGACGGCCTGCAGCCAGACAGCACCGGACTTCTTCTGCAGAACCATTTCCTCGGTTTCGGCCCGGGTGACGCTGAGAACTGCCGCGTCGACCAGGGCGAGCAGCCCCGAGAGAAGCAGGAACATGAGTACGTAAAACGACAACAGCAGCACAGCAGGCTCCCCGGCCAGAGTCAGCAGAACAGGGAGACACTCTATCCGGTGGCGGGGACGAACGGCAGCGTCGCGGTGATGCGGTCCGGGAGAATCACTCCCGGACCGTCGTCACCTGCTGGATTCTTACTCGCGGCCGACGAGGGGGGGCTGACCGAGCATTCGGTGAATGACCGTCAGCTGACCACTGTGGAGCGACTCATGCCAGGCGCACATGTGAAACACCGATCCCCAGTCGAACATGAACGGCGGCGCTCCATCCGGCGTGGGGCGGGTGAAGTCTTCTTCGGTGCACTCGTCAAGGATGCCATAGAGCGTTCGGCGACGTTCCTTCATGAATTCGACGAGTTGTGCCGGATCAGGGTAGTCCTGCAGGCTGTCGCGCACGACGGAGCCTCGTCCGAACATCTCGGAATAGTCGTCCCGCTGGACTTTCTTCTCGGGGACCATGAATCCAATGAATGCGTTATCGGCGGAGCCCAGGTGACCGGCGATCCAGAGGGCGTGATTCGATCCCGGCACCGGCCGGCGAACCCAGTCCTCCGGGGTGGCGATTTCATTGAGCATTCCCATCGTCAGGCCACGTGCCTGCAGCAGGGCCCGCTTCAGTCGTTCCTTGTATGTCATTGCTGTCCTTTCGGAGTCGGGGGGCATGTTTGAGACAGAACGGTGCATGTGACGGTAACAGTTCCAAGCCTGACGAAACGCTCAGTTTCCGGTGCGGCGCCACGCACGGGCCGCCGGCTTGCTGATCTCGGAGAGACGGGTTCGCGCGAGGGTGGATTTCATCTGCTCTTCGGCCTGCAGCATCAGCGGTGACATGGTTTTCTGGACGACCTGTGCGAACGGACAGAGTGGTTGCGGCGTATGCAATCGAAAGACGTCCGCGTCTTCCACGGCATCGTAGATGTCGCGGAGCGTCGTGCTGTCCGGGTCGACCAGCAGGCGGGCTCCACCCCGAACGCCCGGCTGGGTCTCGATGAAACCGGCCTCCTGCAGCAGCGCCAGCAGTCGCCGGACGACGACCGCATGTGTGTTCAGGCTTTTCGCGAGGATCGTCGAACTGACGTAACCGTCTGGCTTGCTCGCCAGGATGGCAAGAATGTGGACGGCGGCCGGAAATCGGGTACTGCGTGGCATGCGGGAACTGTAACTGGTCCTGGTGCAGTTCTCAATACGTTCTGTCGTAGTGCCCGTGTTGGATTGCTGTGTGAAAAGAGCAAGGCGGAAGCGGTCACGTGCCGGCAGCGTTCAGAATCTTCAGCCGCTCCTGCTGATAGTTCGCGAGGCTGCGCTGGTACACCTGGCCGATCTGCCGCTGACGGTTCAGAACGAAGATGATCGATGCCGTCAGCATGGCTGAGGCAATCGCGGCGGTCAGCAGATTCATTGCGAGAAACGTGCCCGACGGAATGGCGCCGATCACGCCGGTGCCCCATGCTCCGTAGAGGCAATGCTCAGGGTCGGGGACGAAGTACTGTCCTTCGGAATCACGTGGCAGGTACGTCCGCCGGTACGCCTGCCATTCCCGGTCGAGCTGATCGAGTTCACGGACGACCGCGTCATCCTGCGGGGCCGAGCGAGCCGGACCTGCGTCATGTTCCACGACGTTTCCGTGGGAGAGCAGCAGCTGGCTCCCGCAGTAGTCGCACCGGGCCCGCTGCACGCGTGCGGGCAGGTCGAGCGGGGCCGCACAGTGCGGACAGGTCAAGGCCGTCATTCGCATGGCAGGGTTCACCGAATCGGTAGGGGCAGGAGCGAGTCAACGGGCTTTCGACCGCTGCCGTCAACCCTCTCCGTACATCCAAATACGAATCACGCTGGTTGCCGGATCAACGACTTCGCGGTCGTTGACAGTTTCGTGGAGCAGATGGAGGATGGCTTCAGCGCCGTATGCGGGCCGTGGACGCGATGACCTGCAGTGGAGATTGAAGTATGCATCGGCGGTGGTTTGTGCTGGGAGTGGTGACGCTCGGGATGTCCCTTCTGGCAGTCGGGAAAGCTGCCGACGCTGGTTGGCAGGCAGGCGGTGCACGCCTCAACATTACGCCCGGGCAGTCGATGTGGATGTCCGGGTACGGCGGCCGGGATCATCCTTCCGAGGGCAAGCTGACGGAATTGTGGGCGAAGGTTCTCGTCCTGCAGGATGATGCCGGCACGCGACTCGCTGTCGTTACGCTCGACCTGGTCGGCTTGGATCGAGCGACGGAACAGGCGATCCGCAGTCAGGTGGCTGAGCAGTACGGGATTCCTGTCGCGAATACCGCCCTGTTCAGTTCGCACACGCACACCGGGCCGGTCGTCGGAACGAACCTGAAGGCGATGTACGCCATTTCCGACGAGCAGTGGCAGCTCGTGGACGAGTACACCAGCAACCTGATCCGTGATGTGGTCGCCAAAGTTGGCGAAGCGATCGACGACCTGGAGCCGGCCGAGATTTCGTGGGGCAACGGCACTGCGACGTTTGCTGTCAACCGCCGGAACAACCGTGCGGCCGACGTGCCGAAGCTTCGTGAGATGGGACAGCTTCGAGGTCCGGTCGATCACGATGTTCCTGTGCTTGCTGTTCGGACCGAAGAGAAGCTGAAGGCGGTTCTGTTTGGCTATGCATGCCATGCGACCGTGCTCAGTTTCTACCAGTGGTCCGGCGACTATCCCGGCTTCGCCCAGATCGCGGTCGAGGAGGCCCACCCCGGGTGTCTGGCGATGTTCTGGGCCGGCTGTGGTGCTGATCAGAATCCCCTGCCCCGTCGAACAGTCGAACTGGCCACGGAATATGGCAAGCGGCTCGGGCAGGCGGTCAGCAGGGTGCTCGAGGGGGACATGCAGCCAATCGGCGGTGAGATCGCGGCAGTCAGCGAAGAAGTCCCGCTTGAGTTTGCCGAGCTTCCCTCACGCGAACAGCTTCTCGAAACGACAAAGTCTTCCAACCGTTTTGAGGCGGGACGGGCGCGGTGGCTGCTGGGTCAGTGGGAGGCGAACGATGGCCTCAGCGGCGCGTACCCCTATCCCGTGCAGTCGTGGAAACTGGGCGACGGTCCACTGTGGGTGATTCTCGGCGGCGAAGTCGTGGTCGATTATTCGCTGCGGTTCAAGAACGAACTGGGAGCCGACACGACCTGGGTCGCCGGTTATGCCAACGACGTCATGGCTTACATCCCCTCGCTGCGCGTGCTCCGCGAAGGGGGATACGAAGGCGCAACTTCGATGATCTATTACGGACAGCCGTCCGTGTGGGCCGAAGGAATCGAGTCCCGAATCGCCTCCGAAGTGCAGCGGCAGGCGGACATCGTCCGCAAGGCAAGTACAAAACCCCAGGCCCCCTGAGTGTCCCCCCAGTGGGGAACACGGGGCTGTTGGGGTGCACGATGCCGCTGGGCAGGTTACTTCGTCGTGGAGGCGTCCTGCTGTTGCAGTCGCTGGAACGTTTCGAGGAGTTGCTCGAGTTCGTGAATGCAGCCTCGCATGGAGACAACGGCTTGCGCGAAGTTCGTGTGCGTGGAGGCCTGGAGGGCGTCGACGGCGAACTGTTCGGTGGCCGAGCGAAGTTTGCTGATCTTCTTGGTCAGCATGCGGAAGTACGCCGCCGGATCGTCCACCCGTGTTTCGAGAGCACGTGCCGTGTCAAAGACGGATCGCACGATCGACATCAGTTCGGGAAAGTCTTCGACTTCTTCGGAGTGCTTGACGAACGTGCGAACCATCCAGGCGTGCGCCATGACGACCTGGCTGCGATCGACGAGTTCACGGAGGGAAAGCTGTGTCATGGTCTGGTCAGAGTCTGCAGGCGGTTGTGGACGAAGGTCGTTCGAGGAAGTTGTGGTTGTGAGTCTGACGGCGGCACAAGCGTTCGCGGCAACTCTCAACACGTTCTTCACGCAGTGTTCAGCGGTGCGAGTGAAGTTCGAAAATCTTCACTGGACGTTA
This region includes:
- a CDS encoding zinc-dependent alcohol dehydrogenase gives rise to the protein MKAIVFHGPGDIRLDDVADPAIQNPTDAIIRITSSAICGTDLHMIRGTMPGMKPGTILGHEAVGVVEECGKQVRNLNPGDRVVVPSTIACGSCSYCRSGYHAQCDVANPNGSRAGTAFFGGPQSAGPFDGLQAEYARIPYANVGLVKLPESMSDDDAILISDIFPTGYFGAKLAEIKSGDTVAVFGCGPVGMFSILSAQLLGASRVIAIDHVPWRLEKARELQAEIINFDEEDPVETMLELTGGIGVDRAIDAVGIDAQSPSSGPAADDAAEARAQFDHEQQQVIDEANSQGDQWVPGDAPSQALRWAVEGLAKAGTLSIIGVYPPQDQTFPIGKAMNKNLSIQMGNCNHRKYMPELVRLVASGRVRPQEVLTRIEPLTSALEAYSEFDQRNAGWMKVKLEPSAA
- a CDS encoding NAD-binding protein, with the protein product MKESARYILQILVFVGLILTIGTSGYLIIEDGISPADAFYMAVTAITPTQFHEVHRLSIPGRYFTVVLVFCGFGAVVAFATQFARLVIQSELEGVGIFTRKQMQRRIRRMKNHYIVCGYGEIGSAICSELRNQHLMFVIISNDESVLEAINREGYPFVRGNPTSDTSLREAGIDRAVGLLSVLPDDADNLVISLAARELNPKIFIIARGEETSVEDRMLRAGADIVVSPMKLGGHQIAELIKQRAGASSFAEGAAPAASVLGLSMNVYRHTSDETLTVAEVLRKMSAVGAAGLQRSDDTFLPTPTPDTPVRKDDSVVVITRSAAVDSFQRKSTDRTILLADDHRALRLLFSRKLAAAGHDVLQAGSGEEAVRLARAHRPDLVVLDVNMPNGSGYEVCEQLRNNEQFTTVPIILYSGEDTDEFIERGRAAGADMCIRKTSKSSDLLARIEEAFAHLDEIGRLHDAAAR
- a CDS encoding alpha/beta hydrolase; the protein is MRPLPLLCCLIAIIVQPSLCAAQDLPDSFDGARTVVYKTVGDVELKMHIFSPEQKADMPRPAIVFFFGGGWRAGTPEQFEQHCRYLASRGMVAATAEYRVSSRHKTQAKHCVQDGKSAVRWLRTHADELGIDPQRIAAGGGSAGGHVAACTGTLEEFDEPGESTDVSARPDALVLYNPAAALAPFDGQEPLPEYDPQSMRKRVGTDPVDLSPAHHVGPDVPPTIMFFGTADRLLAGARYFREQMLEAGNRCELKLTDGAGHGFFNYGRGGNEAFRTTLEQTDRFLASLGYLKGEPQVDEFLASQKQKDQT
- a CDS encoding CNNM domain-containing protein codes for the protein MLLLSFYVLMFLLLSGLLALVDAAVLSVTRAETEEMVLQKKSGAVWLQAVKKQMTRAVVVIVIVTNTINVLGPILVGQKAVEIYGNTVIGVITAVLTLGTIIFSEIIPKSLGAHYAPTISRYAAPVIVGLWWGLFPIVILLERMVVLLQRGERHIGTETQIRSLVKLGLQSGRIEPDESQLIHQAFLLNDRTAADIMTRRENVVTIPANATIREAAQTVFAHEFSRYPVLGEESDDIQGMVLSRQILARLADGSPDAPVKKLIQPVPRVPPDMRSDALLAMFRRRKVHLATVHDSGRLLGLVTLEDVLEELVGEIEDEKDVP
- a CDS encoding DinB family protein, which translates into the protein MTYKERLKRALLQARGLTMGMLNEIATPEDWVRRPVPGSNHALWIAGHLGSADNAFIGFMVPEKKVQRDDYSEMFGRGSVVRDSLQDYPDPAQLVEFMKERRRTLYGILDECTEEDFTRPTPDGAPPFMFDWGSVFHMCAWHESLHSGQLTVIHRMLGQPPLVGRE
- a CDS encoding Rrf2 family transcriptional regulator, whose translation is MPRSTRFPAAVHILAILASKPDGYVSSTILAKSLNTHAVVVRRLLALLQEAGFIETQPGVRGGARLLVDPDSTTLRDIYDAVEDADVFRLHTPQPLCPFAQVVQKTMSPLMLQAEEQMKSTLARTRLSEISKPAARAWRRTGN
- a CDS encoding neutral/alkaline non-lysosomal ceramidase N-terminal domain-containing protein, which codes for MHRRWFVLGVVTLGMSLLAVGKAADAGWQAGGARLNITPGQSMWMSGYGGRDHPSEGKLTELWAKVLVLQDDAGTRLAVVTLDLVGLDRATEQAIRSQVAEQYGIPVANTALFSSHTHTGPVVGTNLKAMYAISDEQWQLVDEYTSNLIRDVVAKVGEAIDDLEPAEISWGNGTATFAVNRRNNRAADVPKLREMGQLRGPVDHDVPVLAVRTEEKLKAVLFGYACHATVLSFYQWSGDYPGFAQIAVEEAHPGCLAMFWAGCGADQNPLPRRTVELATEYGKRLGQAVSRVLEGDMQPIGGEIAAVSEEVPLEFAELPSREQLLETTKSSNRFEAGRARWLLGQWEANDGLSGAYPYPVQSWKLGDGPLWVILGGEVVVDYSLRFKNELGADTTWVAGYANDVMAYIPSLRVLREGGYEGATSMIYYGQPSVWAEGIESRIASEVQRQADIVRKASTKPQAP
- a CDS encoding amidohydrolase; the encoded protein is MTQLSLRELVDRSQVVMAHAWMVRTFVKHSEEVEDFPELMSIVRSVFDTARALETRVDDPAAYFRMLTKKISKLRSATEQFAVDALQASTHTNFAQAVVSMRGCIHELEQLLETFQRLQQQDASTTK